The following coding sequences are from one Calditrichota bacterium window:
- the folP gene encoding dihydropteroate synthase, whose protein sequence is MAFQLTCRGRVLDLSRRTLIMGIVNVTPDSFSDGGKYFDPDLAVEHAVELCQQGADIIDVGGESTRPGAEPVPAEEEMRRVVPVIERLARRVTVPISVDTYKACVAEEALAAGAAMVNDISALRADPDMVEVVRRFGAAAVLMHMQGEPRTMQLDPRYQDVVADIIAFLQERASACTAHGIPRSCLIVDPGLGFGKTVAHNFEIIRRLAEFRCLQLPLLVGPSRKSFVGAVTGLPPEERLEGTAAAVAACVLNGAHIVRVHDVQAMRRVVAVADAIAHKEPAH, encoded by the coding sequence ATGGCTTTCCAGTTGACCTGTCGCGGCAGGGTGCTCGACTTGTCCCGACGGACGCTCATCATGGGCATCGTCAACGTCACCCCGGATAGCTTCTCCGACGGCGGGAAGTACTTCGACCCCGACCTCGCAGTCGAACACGCCGTGGAGCTGTGCCAACAAGGGGCCGATATCATCGATGTAGGCGGCGAATCCACACGGCCTGGCGCTGAGCCGGTACCCGCTGAAGAAGAGATGCGGCGCGTGGTGCCGGTCATCGAGCGCTTAGCGCGCCGGGTCACCGTGCCCATCTCGGTGGACACGTACAAGGCGTGCGTCGCCGAGGAGGCGCTTGCCGCGGGGGCAGCCATGGTCAACGACATCAGCGCCCTGCGCGCCGACCCGGACATGGTGGAGGTCGTGCGGCGCTTTGGTGCTGCTGCCGTGCTCATGCACATGCAGGGCGAACCTCGCACCATGCAGCTTGATCCCAGATACCAAGATGTCGTGGCGGACATCATCGCCTTCTTGCAGGAGAGGGCATCGGCGTGTACGGCACACGGTATTCCGCGCTCGTGCCTGATCGTCGACCCAGGGCTGGGTTTCGGCAAGACGGTTGCGCATAATTTTGAGATCATTCGGCGCTTGGCGGAGTTCAGATGCTTGCAACTGCCCCTGCTCGTGGGGCCCAGCCGGAAGTCGTTTGTGGGGGCAGTGACCGGCTTGCCGCCCGAGGAGCGGTTGGAAGGGACAGCGGCTGCGGTGGCCGCCTGTGTGCTGAATGGTGCTCACATTGTGCGCGTCCACGACGTGCAGGCCATGCGCCGCGTCGTAGCCGTGGCCGATGCCATCGCCCACAAGGAACCGGCCCATTAA